One window of Botrimarina mediterranea genomic DNA carries:
- a CDS encoding PQQ-like beta-propeller repeat protein, with protein MVSKKRFASRFPCSARAFCAGLAAYAVFSGIFVAEGAETPAETDPAAFSRLYFGLQPPVDREKERRVELTEELLKSGRFGEAAPLVAEQLADETDHLGSDGESLKRRLLGAVMRAGPSDLAVLRSVLQGEYRRAAEGATSTHDWRRIVAGYPPELFGVASLEALARAETDAGSYASAAVALRRAALLSRLEGDREKAQQLAAAETVSRLRLGERGAIEQPADERAAEWIDATAGEAAAIAARSAPQAWLSAGGDAKRLATAPGEPPAPWRNWRALVGDEEDLDDESEGDLLGARHETVAVGGVIVTDAKDRLVAFSAQTGRRLWEVLYPIDPLAWRNVETARGVSTDTRLVFAVTPSSSSEFDRNALLRRRFGDTLFSGDDPPLPANCLAAYEIASSGKLRWRIDGADANGVAPGTRFLGAPAIVDGRLYVLAESEQVVRLIEADAETGAVLWSQPLVQCQRPPAAQATAIAVSPTLGDELVYCPTGRGAVAAVDPLRRRLEWVRYLAIDEEDARPTQQMGWGAFRDPETWADGAAGWRHCRMVEHEGRLLVASPALPSLQAFDSATGELVWRQETPDAVLLGGVIDGAALAVESSRVSAWRVADGERLWRVNLPNDEAPAGEPLMVGGSLVLPLSSGGLATLDIGNVESKPEWRVENLDLNPLVEAPRLGNLLYHGEAILSRSVTTLESFPQPASMSALEQRVVDDLASGEAALPTLDDLRDAVRSRPDDRRLAELYAVALVRTAADDAAAAEAAGEELSQLVAGRRAAAYAATLRMNAALARGDSHAAFAEAEGIAAGRAGRVLLQPETGLHVVASRLAANSAAQAGASSEMVARLAGTSGTAPSVTAPPSDTQPVTNSPWTKFQVAAAIEAEPVTTTRGRGGMRMRQDRSSRTRSVSFVGERRGDLRWLYESRGGDWRLVATSGRGERVFAEAIPGEPWSPGPDTIGAVGAPGGRSWRDSESGDWLALKIDSGYFTCHVDRGIVWETVNQSPSDWPAAIGAFDQSEAPVAIGPWGVISVAGSSLRCRNLATGELVWRRDAASLGGSLRALTVGDEVFVVGNEREGVRLSAWSGQQRGVWRPPTPQRWRGVAGDKLLVEERAAGKRRLRIVPVASDESTDAVWEMAVDLKTRFLLHDGAAVFFDEDRQLTVVDIATAKQRWQTKLVSEESSLVRSVRLHERGGWLLVEVDRSNPVVDRVRGALPVGDDPLLTGELHCLDPRTGESPWGGPVIVDGMALVETAASDAPLVLLARKRAAEAGSEPSEAQIALTLLDLTTGATVFRNHVIPVGDEQEGDSALWAVYERGERESLLVRAGRAWVTLETTDLPAPPRPRMVASVEDPEASRLNGPDDIGRGVERLFNSFWEGDDD; from the coding sequence ATGGTCTCCAAGAAACGCTTCGCGTCGCGTTTTCCCTGCTCTGCAAGGGCTTTCTGCGCCGGCCTCGCGGCGTACGCGGTTTTTTCCGGGATTTTTGTCGCCGAAGGGGCGGAAACCCCTGCCGAGACCGATCCGGCGGCCTTCAGCCGCCTTTATTTCGGTCTCCAGCCCCCGGTCGATCGGGAGAAAGAGCGGCGTGTCGAACTGACCGAAGAGCTGCTCAAGAGCGGCCGTTTTGGCGAAGCGGCGCCGCTTGTGGCCGAGCAACTGGCGGACGAGACCGACCATCTCGGCAGCGACGGCGAGAGCCTCAAACGCCGGCTGCTCGGCGCCGTGATGCGGGCGGGGCCGAGCGACCTCGCGGTGCTGCGGTCGGTTCTCCAAGGGGAGTACCGCCGCGCGGCAGAGGGGGCGACTTCGACGCATGACTGGCGCCGGATTGTTGCAGGCTATCCGCCGGAGCTGTTCGGCGTCGCGTCGCTCGAAGCCCTCGCACGAGCCGAGACCGACGCGGGCTCATACGCCAGCGCGGCGGTGGCGTTGCGGCGGGCGGCGTTGCTCTCACGACTAGAAGGCGATCGAGAGAAAGCCCAGCAACTCGCTGCCGCGGAGACGGTGAGCCGCTTGCGTCTCGGCGAGCGTGGCGCCATCGAACAGCCAGCCGACGAGCGCGCCGCCGAGTGGATCGACGCCACCGCTGGCGAAGCGGCGGCGATCGCCGCCCGCAGCGCGCCGCAGGCGTGGCTTTCGGCGGGCGGTGATGCGAAGCGACTCGCTACTGCGCCGGGCGAGCCGCCGGCGCCGTGGCGAAACTGGCGCGCGTTGGTTGGCGACGAGGAAGACCTCGACGACGAATCCGAGGGCGACCTGCTTGGCGCTCGGCATGAGACCGTCGCCGTCGGTGGCGTCATCGTCACCGATGCGAAGGATCGGCTCGTGGCGTTCTCGGCGCAGACCGGCCGCCGGTTGTGGGAGGTCCTCTACCCGATCGATCCGCTGGCGTGGCGGAACGTCGAGACGGCGCGCGGCGTCTCGACCGACACACGGCTGGTGTTCGCTGTCACTCCGAGTTCGTCGTCCGAGTTCGACCGCAACGCGCTGTTGCGGCGCAGGTTCGGCGACACACTGTTCTCGGGCGACGACCCGCCGCTGCCGGCAAACTGTTTGGCGGCCTACGAGATCGCCTCGTCGGGGAAGCTCCGCTGGCGTATCGACGGCGCCGATGCGAATGGCGTCGCCCCGGGGACGCGGTTCCTCGGCGCGCCGGCGATCGTCGATGGGCGGTTGTACGTCCTAGCCGAGTCGGAACAGGTGGTGCGGCTCATCGAGGCCGACGCCGAGACGGGCGCGGTGCTCTGGAGCCAGCCGCTGGTGCAATGCCAACGGCCGCCGGCGGCGCAGGCGACAGCGATCGCCGTGTCGCCGACATTGGGTGACGAATTGGTCTACTGCCCAACGGGCCGCGGCGCGGTGGCAGCGGTGGACCCGCTGCGGCGACGGCTGGAGTGGGTCCGTTACTTGGCGATCGACGAAGAGGACGCCCGTCCCACACAGCAGATGGGCTGGGGGGCGTTCCGCGACCCCGAGACGTGGGCGGACGGCGCCGCCGGTTGGCGCCACTGCCGAATGGTGGAGCACGAGGGCCGATTGCTGGTCGCTTCGCCCGCCTTGCCGTCGCTGCAGGCCTTCGATTCCGCGACCGGCGAGCTCGTCTGGCGCCAAGAGACGCCCGACGCCGTGCTCTTGGGCGGCGTCATCGATGGCGCGGCGCTCGCGGTGGAGTCGAGCCGGGTGTCGGCGTGGCGAGTCGCTGACGGCGAACGACTCTGGCGAGTGAACTTGCCGAACGACGAGGCGCCCGCCGGCGAGCCGCTGATGGTAGGCGGCTCGCTCGTGCTGCCACTGAGTTCGGGCGGATTGGCGACCCTCGACATCGGTAACGTCGAATCGAAGCCCGAGTGGCGTGTCGAGAACCTCGACCTCAACCCGCTCGTCGAGGCGCCGCGACTTGGCAACCTGCTCTATCACGGCGAGGCGATCCTTTCGCGGTCGGTGACGACGCTGGAAAGCTTCCCGCAACCGGCGTCGATGTCGGCGCTAGAACAGCGCGTTGTTGACGACCTGGCGAGCGGTGAGGCAGCACTCCCCACGCTGGACGACTTACGCGACGCGGTGCGGTCGCGACCGGACGACCGCCGGCTCGCCGAGCTGTACGCCGTCGCCCTGGTGCGCACCGCAGCGGACGATGCGGCGGCGGCGGAAGCCGCCGGCGAGGAGTTATCACAACTCGTCGCGGGCCGCCGTGCGGCGGCTTACGCGGCGACGCTGCGAATGAACGCGGCGCTCGCGCGGGGCGATTCGCATGCGGCGTTCGCCGAGGCCGAGGGGATTGCCGCGGGCCGTGCGGGGCGGGTGCTCTTGCAACCCGAGACCGGCCTGCACGTCGTGGCGTCGCGTCTGGCCGCCAACAGCGCAGCCCAGGCCGGTGCTTCGTCGGAAATGGTGGCGCGGCTGGCGGGCACGAGTGGGACGGCGCCATCGGTCACTGCGCCCCCGTCTGACACGCAGCCGGTCACCAACTCACCATGGACGAAGTTCCAAGTGGCGGCGGCTATCGAGGCCGAACCCGTGACGACAACCCGTGGCCGCGGCGGCATGCGGATGCGTCAGGACCGCAGTTCGAGGACGAGGTCGGTCTCCTTTGTCGGCGAGCGGCGAGGCGATTTGAGATGGCTCTACGAGTCGCGTGGCGGCGATTGGCGGTTGGTGGCGACCAGCGGACGCGGTGAGCGTGTGTTCGCCGAAGCCATCCCCGGCGAGCCCTGGTCACCGGGCCCCGACACGATCGGCGCCGTCGGCGCGCCGGGTGGCCGGTCGTGGCGCGACAGTGAGTCGGGCGATTGGCTTGCCCTGAAGATCGATTCGGGATACTTCACGTGCCACGTCGATCGCGGAATCGTCTGGGAGACGGTCAACCAAAGCCCCTCCGACTGGCCCGCCGCGATCGGCGCTTTCGATCAGTCCGAGGCGCCCGTTGCGATCGGGCCGTGGGGGGTGATCTCGGTAGCGGGGTCGAGCCTCCGCTGCCGCAACTTGGCGACCGGCGAGCTCGTGTGGCGGCGAGACGCGGCGTCGCTCGGCGGATCGTTGCGGGCGCTCACGGTCGGCGACGAAGTGTTTGTTGTCGGCAACGAGCGCGAGGGCGTCCGGCTATCGGCCTGGAGTGGCCAGCAACGGGGCGTGTGGCGTCCCCCCACGCCGCAACGTTGGCGCGGCGTTGCCGGCGACAAGCTGCTAGTTGAAGAGCGCGCGGCGGGGAAGCGGCGACTGCGTATCGTTCCAGTTGCGTCGGACGAATCGACGGACGCGGTATGGGAGATGGCCGTCGACCTGAAGACTCGCTTCTTGCTCCATGATGGCGCCGCGGTCTTCTTCGACGAGGACCGTCAACTGACCGTCGTCGATATCGCCACGGCGAAGCAGCGTTGGCAAACGAAACTAGTGAGCGAAGAGTCCTCCTTGGTCCGCTCGGTGCGCCTGCACGAGCGCGGCGGGTGGCTGCTTGTGGAGGTCGATCGCTCGAACCCGGTAGTGGACCGGGTGCGGGGCGCGCTGCCGGTGGGCGACGACCCGTTGCTGACGGGTGAGCTGCACTGCCTCGACCCACGGACCGGCGAGTCCCCGTGGGGCGGGCCGGTGATCGTTGACGGGATGGCCCTCGTCGAAACGGCCGCGAGCGACGCGCCGCTGGTGTTGCTGGCCCGCAAACGCGCTGCGGAAGCGGGCAGCGAGCCTTCGGAAGCCCAGATCGCGCTGACGCTGCTCGACCTGACGACGGGCGCCACGGTCTTCCGCAACCACGTGATCCCCGTCGGCGACGAGCAGGAGGGCGACAGCGCCCTCTGGGCGGTCTACGAACGCGGCGAGCGCGAAAGCCTGCTGGTGCGCGCCGGGCGCGCGTGGGTGACGCTCGAGACCACCGACCTGCCGGCGCCGCCGCGGCCGCGGATGGTCGCTAGCGTCGAGGATCCCGAAGCGTCGCGGCTCAACGGACCCGACGACATCGGCCGCGGTGTCGAGCGGCTGTTCAACTCGTTCTGGGAAGGGGACGACGATTGA